The following proteins come from a genomic window of Candidatus Zixiibacteriota bacterium:
- the lon gene encoding endopeptidase La translates to MKLTYGDENIEIKTKLPVIPLRDIVIYPHMVYPLLVGRPFTIAALQEAMIQEKQVFLCAQRLSDVDMPERADLYNVGVIARILQVMKLPNGTMKVLVEGLIRARIKQYTKSGAHFTVSVNPTRTSLQYDRETEALSRTVRELFSDYVHLNRRLPDEVLLSFTAIDDYQRLADTIAAHILQKMDVKQAILELETVKSQFSKIAAVLQGELEILKIEQKIDGTVREAMSRDQKEFYLQKQLKAIKDELGQTDEMANEVEDLLEKLATLKAPKEVIARCEDEIKKLSKMHPYSAESAVVRSYAELVLALPWQKTTTDRQKFKEVKSILDGDHFGLDKPKKRILEHLAVLKVAGHVKGPILCLVGPPGVGKTSLGRSIARALNRKFVRISLGGVRDEAEIRGHRRTYIGSMPGRIIQSIKKAESSNPVFLLDEVDKIGIDFRGDPAAALLEVLDPEQNVAFSDNYLELDFDLSKVLFITTANSLSGIPPALMDRMETIRLPGYLEHEKLEIVRGYLLPKLKKEMGLGGIEVDFPDSGLIEIIRFYTRESGVREVERQIATILRKIAQQLAEGSRKKKFTVGPKKVNGFLGAPQYLTTDIKPRPKPGYAVGLAWTQVGGEVMPIEVNLMKGAAKLTLTGKLGEVMQESAWAGLSYIRSHAGRFGLDPDFFKEMEIHVHVPEGAVPKDGPSAGITILIAILSALTERPVRNKLALTGEVTISGDILAVGGLNEKLLAAKRSGISDIIIPYRNKKDIPELPHKLVEGIRLRPIKTVEEAIKIAFGSKTEQIAGERRPKK, encoded by the coding sequence ATGAAGCTGACTTATGGTGATGAAAACATTGAAATAAAAACCAAGTTGCCGGTTATTCCACTTCGCGATATTGTCATATATCCCCATATGGTTTACCCGCTTCTGGTGGGCCGCCCGTTTACGATCGCGGCTCTTCAGGAAGCCATGATTCAGGAGAAACAGGTTTTTCTCTGCGCCCAGAGACTTTCGGATGTCGATATGCCGGAGCGGGCCGATCTTTATAATGTCGGAGTGATTGCGCGGATATTACAGGTAATGAAACTTCCCAACGGAACCATGAAGGTTCTGGTGGAGGGATTGATCCGGGCGAGAATAAAGCAGTACACCAAGTCGGGGGCTCATTTCACGGTCAGCGTCAATCCGACCAGGACCAGCCTGCAGTACGACCGCGAAACCGAGGCCCTTTCAAGGACGGTGCGGGAGTTGTTCTCCGACTATGTCCATCTCAACCGGCGTCTTCCCGATGAGGTTCTGCTTTCGTTTACCGCCATAGATGACTATCAGCGTCTGGCCGATACGATTGCGGCTCATATTCTGCAAAAAATGGATGTCAAGCAGGCCATCCTGGAACTGGAAACGGTTAAGAGCCAGTTTTCCAAGATTGCGGCGGTACTGCAGGGGGAACTGGAAATTCTCAAGATCGAGCAGAAAATCGACGGGACGGTGCGGGAGGCGATGTCGCGGGATCAAAAGGAATTCTATCTTCAGAAACAGCTCAAGGCCATCAAAGATGAACTGGGTCAGACAGACGAGATGGCCAATGAAGTGGAGGATTTGCTTGAAAAGCTGGCCACCCTGAAAGCTCCGAAAGAAGTTATTGCGCGGTGTGAGGATGAGATAAAGAAATTGTCGAAAATGCACCCTTATTCGGCGGAATCAGCCGTGGTGCGTTCTTATGCGGAACTGGTTCTGGCTTTACCCTGGCAAAAGACAACGACCGATCGGCAGAAATTCAAGGAGGTCAAATCAATTCTCGACGGCGATCATTTCGGTCTCGATAAACCCAAAAAACGGATACTGGAACATCTGGCTGTCCTCAAAGTAGCCGGGCATGTGAAAGGTCCGATTCTTTGCCTGGTGGGTCCGCCCGGGGTGGGCAAAACTTCGCTGGGCCGCTCGATCGCCCGGGCTTTGAATCGCAAGTTTGTCCGAATCTCTCTCGGGGGAGTTCGGGATGAGGCCGAGATCCGGGGACATCGCCGAACCTATATCGGATCTATGCCGGGGCGGATTATCCAATCAATAAAGAAAGCTGAATCATCGAATCCAGTATTTTTACTTGATGAAGTCGATAAGATCGGAATTGATTTTCGAGGCGATCCGGCCGCGGCTCTACTCGAGGTTCTCGATCCCGAACAAAATGTGGCTTTTTCTGATAATTATCTCGAACTGGATTTCGATCTTTCGAAAGTCCTGTTTATCACGACGGCCAATTCACTTTCCGGAATTCCGCCGGCCCTGATGGACCGGATGGAAACGATCAGGTTACCCGGTTACCTGGAACATGAAAAACTGGAGATTGTCCGGGGCTACCTGCTTCCCAAGTTGAAAAAAGAAATGGGATTGGGTGGTATCGAAGTCGATTTTCCCGATTCCGGGCTTATTGAGATAATACGGTTTTATACCAGGGAATCGGGGGTGCGGGAAGTCGAGCGGCAGATCGCCACCATCCTGAGAAAAATAGCTCAGCAACTGGCGGAAGGATCGAGAAAGAAGAAATTCACGGTCGGGCCGAAGAAGGTCAATGGATTTCTTGGGGCTCCACAATACCTGACAACCGATATCAAACCGAGACCGAAACCGGGTTATGCCGTCGGTCTGGCCTGGACCCAGGTCGGAGGCGAGGTGATGCCGATCGAAGTAAACCTGATGAAGGGAGCGGCCAAATTGACTCTAACCGGCAAGCTGGGCGAAGTTATGCAGGAGTCGGCCTGGGCGGGATTATCGTATATCCGCAGTCATGCCGGCAGGTTCGGTCTTGATCCCGACTTTTTTAAGGAGATGGAGATTCATGTGCACGTTCCCGAGGGAGCCGTGCCGAAAGATGGCCCCTCGGCCGGGATAACGATCCTGATTGCGATATTGTCGGCGTTGACCGAAAGGCCGGTCCGCAACAAGTTGGCACTGACAGGCGAGGTTACAATCAGCGGCGATATCCTCGCGGTGGGAGGACTCAACGAAAAACTGCTGGCCGCCAAAAGAAGCGGAATCAGTGATATTATTATCCCCTACCGGAATAAGAAGGATATTCCCGAGTTGCCGCATAAGCTGGTCGAAGGTATCAGGTTGCGGCCGATCAAGACGGTTGAAGAGGCGATTAAAATTGCCTTTGGCAGTAAAACCGAACAAATCGCGGGCGAGCGACGGCCAAAAAAGTGA
- a CDS encoding peptidylprolyl isomerase, producing the protein MKNALLIITYFVLFIFGAIMLNGCGSDDDPVIAKVDGEKITARELNDIFNRSGQKFASFDEELQNRRQILDSLIIQRLLIKEAYKKNIDESEEVKRIVLGNKDRFLLDAFYKKMVIDPVQITDEDVKDFYNKLEYKVQASHILVHSKELADSIIEKLKEGESFENLALQYSVDPSASQNRGDLGYFVWGQMDPVFLENVFKLNPGETSAPFETRYGWHIARMTDRAPNELRDTYDKMYTKMRNALESMKRSKRLDEYTKEVKAKYPIHIDTVTCDYLMHKRASLYPPTLLETLPKNDFDLSQLDRDERELVLATWDGGQMTLGGYLGAIKQLKTGMRPDFDDYDGLADVIFNLSAMDILEMEARRSGMEDEPGFKDRIKRFTELTMADIMENDSIQYPGEADEGEIRQYYDDNQSEFAVPEKIHVYEIMFNDYATAKTYVNKINSLDRFKSLASQYTERSGKRANGGDLGWIEQRYYPAIFKVAKETPIGKVGGPIAMGNKTSIIFVADIKPETIKDFFTVKQSIKEKLDKLRRRMAFEEWVKEHREKASIDINESNLRASIDKSQYEQPDASKNHPVPDTAAG; encoded by the coding sequence ATGAAGAATGCTTTGTTAATTATCACATATTTCGTCCTTTTCATTTTCGGCGCCATTATGCTGAATGGCTGCGGTTCGGATGATGATCCCGTTATCGCCAAAGTTGACGGCGAGAAAATAACCGCCCGTGAACTCAACGATATTTTCAACCGGTCCGGACAGAAATTCGCCTCTTTCGATGAGGAATTGCAGAACCGCCGGCAAATTCTCGATAGCCTGATCATCCAGCGCCTGCTTATCAAAGAAGCCTATAAAAAGAATATTGATGAATCCGAGGAGGTCAAACGGATTGTCCTGGGCAACAAAGACCGCTTCCTGCTCGACGCCTTCTACAAAAAAATGGTCATTGATCCGGTTCAGATAACCGATGAAGACGTTAAAGATTTCTATAATAAACTGGAATATAAAGTCCAGGCCTCGCACATCCTGGTTCATAGTAAAGAGCTGGCCGATTCCATCATCGAAAAACTGAAAGAGGGCGAGTCTTTCGAGAACCTGGCCCTCCAATACTCGGTTGACCCGAGCGCTTCCCAGAACCGCGGTGACCTGGGTTATTTCGTCTGGGGACAGATGGACCCCGTTTTCCTGGAAAACGTCTTTAAACTCAACCCGGGAGAAACTTCGGCTCCTTTCGAAACCCGTTATGGCTGGCATATTGCCCGGATGACCGACCGCGCTCCCAACGAACTGCGCGACACCTATGACAAGATGTACACCAAGATGCGTAACGCCCTGGAATCCATGAAACGCAGTAAACGCCTTGATGAATATACTAAAGAAGTCAAGGCCAAATATCCTATCCATATCGATACCGTCACCTGCGATTACCTGATGCACAAACGGGCCAGCCTGTACCCTCCGACCCTTTTGGAAACCCTGCCCAAAAACGATTTCGACCTGTCGCAGCTGGATCGGGACGAAAGAGAATTGGTTCTGGCTACCTGGGATGGGGGTCAGATGACCCTGGGCGGCTATCTGGGAGCTATTAAACAGCTTAAAACGGGTATGCGGCCCGATTTCGATGATTACGATGGTTTGGCCGATGTCATCTTTAATCTAAGCGCCATGGATATCCTGGAAATGGAAGCCCGGCGGAGCGGTATGGAAGATGAACCCGGATTTAAAGATCGGATCAAGCGATTTACCGAACTCACCATGGCCGATATTATGGAAAATGATTCCATTCAATATCCCGGTGAGGCCGATGAAGGTGAAATCCGGCAGTACTACGATGACAATCAATCCGAATTCGCTGTACCGGAAAAAATCCATGTCTATGAAATCATGTTCAATGACTACGCTACGGCCAAAACCTATGTGAACAAAATCAATTCCCTCGATCGTTTTAAATCTCTGGCCTCGCAATATACCGAACGAAGCGGCAAACGGGCCAATGGCGGCGATCTGGGCTGGATTGAACAGAGATATTATCCCGCCATCTTCAAAGTGGCCAAAGAAACTCCGATCGGCAAGGTCGGCGGACCCATCGCTATGGGCAATAAAACGTCGATTATTTTTGTCGCGGATATAAAACCGGAAACCATCAAGGATTTCTTCACCGTCAAGCAGAGCATCAAGGAAAAACTGGATAAACTCCGGCGGCGGATGGCTTTCGAAGAATGGGTCAAAGAACACCGCGAGAAAGCCAGTATCGATATCAACGAAAGCAACTTACGGGCCAGTATTGATAAATCGCAGTACGAACAACCCGATGCTTCGAAAAATCATCCGGTTCCCGATACCGCCGCCGGCTGA
- a CDS encoding peptidylprolyl isomerase codes for MKKINILLLALILSSILPPAVHPEMEPIEKIVAIVGRDPIMMSELAAQIQLVAIQGGLRPKNEQELKKLQDDVLDQMISERLFLNEARQDTSIKVTAEDVDLALDDHIARISSQFESEDQFLEQLSLEGLTLRTFKKKLRPEIENQLLKQQLISKKLAQISISRQEVMDFYEKYKDSIPDQPEAIRLAHILIKFQPSKTTEDSVLAEAEKIRLNAVSGADFATLAATYSSGPSALTGGDLGFVAADDVVPEFSRVAFNLSPGDISAPVRTQFGVHIIKCEEIEGKRAHLRHILLEVLPISQDSLLSYKLADSLLAEIRNGANFKENAKVFSADDESRKQGGELGWFAVKDLPPGFQQAMDSLTENGDIYGPVKTDYGLHIIERLDWKPGGTLNPVDNFDQIKEMAKQSKTGEFVDRWLAEIKEKTYVEIRNIGNTEK; via the coding sequence ATGAAAAAAATAAACATACTCCTGTTGGCCCTGATCCTGAGTTCGATTCTTCCTCCGGCAGTTCATCCGGAAATGGAACCGATCGAGAAAATCGTGGCTATTGTCGGCCGTGATCCCATCATGATGTCGGAGTTGGCCGCCCAGATTCAATTGGTGGCAATCCAGGGAGGTCTCCGGCCGAAAAACGAACAGGAGTTGAAAAAACTCCAGGATGATGTTCTCGATCAGATGATCTCCGAAAGGCTGTTCTTGAATGAAGCCCGTCAGGATACTTCCATAAAGGTAACCGCTGAAGATGTCGACCTGGCCCTCGATGATCATATTGCCCGAATATCATCGCAGTTCGAAAGCGAGGATCAATTCCTCGAACAGCTTAGCCTGGAGGGTCTGACCCTGAGGACCTTTAAAAAGAAACTTCGCCCCGAAATAGAAAACCAGCTTCTGAAACAGCAGTTGATATCAAAAAAACTGGCCCAGATATCCATTTCCCGTCAGGAAGTAATGGATTTTTATGAAAAGTACAAGGATTCCATTCCGGATCAGCCCGAAGCAATTCGTCTGGCGCATATCCTGATAAAGTTTCAGCCTTCGAAAACCACCGAGGATTCGGTTCTGGCCGAGGCTGAAAAAATTCGTCTGAATGCTGTCTCCGGGGCTGATTTCGCCACCCTGGCGGCGACTTATTCCAGTGGCCCTTCCGCGCTTACCGGCGGCGATCTCGGTTTTGTGGCCGCCGATGATGTCGTTCCCGAATTCAGCCGGGTGGCCTTTAACCTGTCCCCGGGCGATATTTCCGCACCGGTCAGAACTCAATTCGGCGTCCACATTATCAAATGCGAGGAAATTGAAGGCAAACGGGCTCACCTGCGCCATATCCTGCTGGAGGTTCTTCCGATAAGTCAGGATTCCCTCCTGAGTTACAAACTGGCCGATTCTCTCCTGGCAGAAATAAGGAACGGCGCCAATTTTAAAGAAAATGCCAAGGTTTTCTCGGCCGATGATGAATCCCGAAAACAGGGTGGCGAACTGGGCTGGTTTGCCGTGAAAGATCTCCCGCCCGGCTTTCAACAGGCCATGGACAGCCTGACCGAAAATGGGGATATCTACGGCCCCGTCAAGACCGATTACGGCCTTCATATTATCGAGCGTCTCGACTGGAAACCTGGTGGAACGCTCAATCCTGTGGATAATTTCGATCAGATCAAGGAAATGGCCAAGCAATCCAAAACCGGTGAATTTGTCGACCGCTGGCTGGCCGAAATAAAAGAAAAAACCTATGTCGAAATCCGGAATATTGGCAACACCGAAAAATAA
- a CDS encoding RNA-binding S4 domain-containing protein, whose product MRLDQYLSKVGLIKRRTVAKEMADSGLIKKNGERCKPAGEVNEGDIISVGGSHPLTIKITALPAGNVKKEERENYYQSMA is encoded by the coding sequence ATGAGACTCGATCAATATCTTTCCAAAGTGGGGCTGATAAAACGACGGACCGTGGCCAAGGAAATGGCCGACAGCGGACTGATTAAAAAAAACGGCGAACGATGTAAGCCGGCCGGCGAGGTCAACGAGGGCGATATTATCAGTGTCGGCGGCAGTCATCCCCTCACTATTAAAATAACCGCTCTCCCCGCCGGAAACGTTAAAAAGGAAGAAAGAGAAAATTATTACCAATCGATGGCGTAA
- a CDS encoding STAS domain-containing protein: MKITDEVKGDVAIIHLEGKVMGGPDSTMFHGKLHELANGGTKKVVIDLAKVEWMSSVGLGMLISALTTMKNNKGMLKLANVTKGIESLLTITRLVTIFETHDSLDEAVKSF; this comes from the coding sequence ATGAAAATTACTGATGAAGTCAAAGGCGATGTGGCCATAATTCATCTTGAAGGCAAAGTCATGGGCGGTCCCGACTCCACCATGTTTCATGGCAAGTTGCATGAACTGGCCAACGGCGGCACCAAAAAAGTTGTAATCGATCTGGCCAAAGTGGAATGGATGAGTTCGGTTGGACTGGGTATGCTTATCTCGGCTCTGACAACCATGAAAAACAATAAGGGCATGCTCAAGCTGGCCAATGTGACCAAGGGAATCGAATCACTCCTGACCATCACCCGGCTGGTGACCATCTTCGAAACCCACGATTCTCTTGACGAGGCCGTAAAATCATTCTAA
- a CDS encoding LTA synthase family protein: MIRGRNYKFRFVSASAFYILGAALLLLLYSEFWRLLLMVSNPDPVSEIPLSILMQSFIIGARFDFRVIAVVLLPLFLIGTIPTIDISRYQSVRVVNLVLLGVISGVMFFLHLIDIEFYKFFKARLNGSALLWKDSSSDMIKMIWESYPVIRYMLLYLVILVTFIYLAKRLLGLILNLTGPNRGWVTAVYILPVLFILVIGGIGRIYEVSPMRWGMAFFSRYEFANQLTLNPVHEFARDIFYDMGKREQIHRLVEQVEYPEGENTVREMLGMPPVKDGQEEKRLVRHRHFEKQNPDPPNIIVVISESFGSSKIGTLLSEYQYDLTPGFDSLSKKGTLFTNFYSTGTHTCTAMFSVMTGTPHLFGRTMMKQVQGYWTYFSLAAILREKGYETIFCTTQDPHFDNMQGFMRANGVMTVYSVLDHDQSLVLNWLGVPDQVMFDHAYNQLRKRALEGRKFFALILTGTNHPPCEVPEVGIERMPESEPRKNEFDAIRYADWAFSRFFYQIDRDSAFDNTIIFFTADNGFPYNVTTELDVSWIQIPFFVYSTRGEINGGVRNNRLGCQLDILPTVMGRVGLDYDDYSLGYDLFDTTATVEDFAFATSWYNIGFIRDSLFFVSRLNGGPISLYHLSDKSFNIAGEYPEVVAEMKCKVYGLYQSAYYNPRRPLDRSGNN, encoded by the coding sequence ATGATCAGGGGAAGAAATTATAAATTTCGGTTTGTTTCGGCGTCCGCCTTTTATATTCTCGGGGCGGCGCTTCTGTTACTGTTATATTCCGAATTCTGGCGATTGTTATTGATGGTCAGCAATCCTGATCCGGTATCCGAAATTCCTCTGTCAATTCTGATGCAATCCTTTATAATCGGGGCCCGTTTTGATTTTCGGGTAATCGCGGTGGTTCTCCTTCCTCTTTTCCTGATAGGTACCATTCCGACCATAGATATTTCGCGGTATCAATCAGTGCGGGTTGTCAATCTGGTTTTGCTGGGAGTCATTTCGGGAGTGATGTTTTTCCTGCACTTAATCGACATCGAGTTTTACAAATTTTTCAAGGCCCGCCTCAATGGTTCGGCGCTGCTGTGGAAAGACAGTTCCAGCGACATGATAAAGATGATCTGGGAAAGCTACCCGGTAATACGGTATATGCTTTTATACCTGGTGATCCTGGTAACTTTCATCTACCTGGCCAAACGTCTGCTTGGTTTGATTCTCAATCTCACCGGTCCCAACCGGGGCTGGGTGACGGCGGTTTATATTCTTCCGGTGTTGTTTATATTGGTTATTGGCGGAATCGGCCGAATTTATGAAGTGTCCCCGATGCGATGGGGAATGGCTTTTTTCTCCAGGTATGAATTCGCCAATCAGCTTACTCTTAACCCGGTCCATGAATTCGCCCGGGATATTTTTTATGATATGGGCAAAAGAGAGCAAATTCACCGGCTGGTGGAACAGGTGGAGTATCCCGAAGGGGAAAACACGGTCAGGGAGATGCTGGGGATGCCGCCTGTCAAAGATGGCCAGGAAGAGAAACGGTTGGTTCGCCATCGCCATTTCGAGAAACAAAATCCCGACCCACCCAATATTATTGTGGTCATCAGCGAGTCTTTCGGATCGAGCAAGATCGGCACATTGCTGAGTGAATACCAGTATGATCTGACGCCGGGTTTTGATTCGCTGTCGAAGAAGGGGACTCTTTTCACCAATTTCTATTCAACTGGAACTCATACCTGTACCGCCATGTTTTCGGTCATGACTGGAACTCCGCACCTGTTCGGAAGGACCATGATGAAGCAGGTCCAGGGATACTGGACCTATTTTTCACTGGCCGCGATACTCCGCGAAAAGGGATATGAAACGATTTTCTGCACTACCCAGGATCCCCATTTTGACAATATGCAGGGATTTATGCGAGCCAACGGGGTAATGACAGTGTATTCGGTTCTGGATCACGATCAGTCATTGGTCTTAAACTGGCTGGGGGTTCCCGATCAGGTCATGTTCGATCATGCCTATAACCAGTTGCGGAAAAGGGCGCTGGAGGGCAGGAAATTTTTTGCCCTGATTCTCACCGGAACCAACCATCCGCCCTGCGAGGTTCCGGAGGTGGGGATCGAACGGATGCCGGAATCGGAACCGCGAAAAAACGAATTCGATGCCATACGCTACGCCGACTGGGCCTTCTCGCGATTCTTTTACCAGATCGACAGGGACAGCGCTTTCGACAACACAATCATCTTTTTTACGGCCGACAACGGTTTTCCGTATAACGTCACGACCGAACTGGATGTGTCATGGATACAGATTCCGTTTTTTGTTTACAGCACCAGAGGAGAAATAAACGGGGGGGTAAGAAATAATCGGCTGGGATGCCAGCTTGATATTCTTCCCACGGTGATGGGCCGGGTGGGGCTGGATTATGATGATTATTCGCTTGGTTATGATCTTTTCGATACGACCGCTACGGTCGAGGATTTTGCCTTTGCCACGAGCTGGTACAATATCGGTTTCATTCGGGACAGCCTCTTCTTTGTAAGCCGTCTTAACGGCGGTCCGATTTCGCTCTATCATCTGTCGGACAAGTCGTTTAATATTGCCGGGGAGTATCCTGAGGTGGTGGCGGAGATGAAATGCAAAGTGTATGGCCTTTACCAGAGCGCTTATTATAATCCGCGGCGTCCGCTTGATCGAAGCGGCAATAATTAA